The genomic window GCACTCGTCATGACCTCGCCCTTTTTCATCATCCTCGGCGCCCGCCTGTTCCTCGGTGAACGAGTCGGCCCCGCCCGCTGGGCGGCGACGGCTGTCGGCTTTGGCGGCGCGATGATCATCCTCCAGCCATGGTCGGACAGCTTCAGCTGGGCAGCTCTGCTACCTGTTCTCTCGGCGCTTCTCTGGGGCGCATCGTCTCTCATCACCAAGAACCTGACCGGCATCGAGAAGCCCGAGACCATCACCGTCTGGTTGCTGGTGATGCTGACGCCGATCAACGGCGGCCTGGCATTAGCCGCAGGCTTCGTCGTGCCGACGGGCACGACGCTGGCTCTCTTCCTGCTGGCGGGCCTCCTGACTGTTGTGGCGCAATATCTGCTGACCCTTGCCTATGCCAGCGCCGACGCCGCCTACGTGCAGCCGTTCGACGACCTCAAACTACCGCTGAACGTGCTCGCGGGCTGGCTATTCTTCGGCTATGCGCCGGCCGGCTATCTTTGGCTCGGGGCAGCACTCATTCTC from Rhizobium sp. Pop5 includes these protein-coding regions:
- a CDS encoding DMT family transporter, which produces MEDMNQNSLAVPRSRAFAGAAFMVLGGVAFSLLNVVTQWLTMKLAFPPASTAFWQYGFAFLFSLPFLRKSGLSAMRTDYPWRHVVRVVFAALGVEAWVSGLASVPIWQAIALVMTSPFFIILGARLFLGERVGPARWAATAVGFGGAMIILQPWSDSFSWAALLPVLSALLWGASSLITKNLTGIEKPETITVWLLVMLTPINGGLALAAGFVVPTGTTLALFLLAGLLTVVAQYLLTLAYASADAAYVQPFDDLKLPLNVLAGWLFFGYAPAGYLWLGAALILAASLFIMRNEMRREREPA